Proteins encoded by one window of Danaus plexippus chromosome Z, MEX_DaPlex, whole genome shotgun sequence:
- the LOC116777370 gene encoding jmjC domain-containing histone demethylation protein 1, with amino-acid sequence MSETLPNNKKQVPRQLRERKQRKLYSDEWALGDDEAEGGRGFSLADKLESPRFEHAGAVLEMNGAELTVAYLQKHGFTTPLLFKEKLGLGLRVPTSNFTVNDVRMCVGSRRLLDVMDVNTQKNIEMTMKDWQRYYDDENKERLLNVISLEFSHTRLENYVQAPRIVRLIDWVDTVWPRHLKDQQTESTNALDEMMYPKVQKYCLMSVKGCYTDFHIDFGGTSVWYHILRGAKVFWLIPPTEKNLQLYEKWVLSGKQSDVFFGDTVEKCIRVHLQAGYTFFIPTGWIHAVYTPSDSLVFGGNFLHQFGIEKQLKIAQVEDVTKVPQKFRYPFFTEMLWYVLDRYVSALLGRSHLAQEGQPAPTTPTTPTPPAPPKEHVHLTQNELHGLKAIVVYLHQLPAARKSVPELLTDPIALVRDVRTLVEQHRHDKQQLAITGLPLLKGPDEPLSGERRQSGGRGGRGGHRGGPARPRPDHAANAPRRRRTRCKKCEACQRTDCGDCVFCHDMVKFGGLGRAKQTCIMRQCLQPMLPVTASCAVCHLDGWMQTPVAPQAKGNSGRNGPSVLRECSVCYSIVHPACVPPGGQLNEDLPNSWECPTCTTMGLNHDYKPRHFRARQKSSDLRRMSVGSDASQLSQQHNTTTAQTKLPAPPPPVTVKSEAGSDSESKPESTNVKSEEEIKREEDPSEAPEAEGVEWEPTAKKRRASDEDEAPKKQALRAHLALQLTHHSAKALKKPIYPVRPAPLNVANVSGAWLDRGAMLRVFAKLTPHELATCALVCKAWAEYSMDPSLWRSMSFVQVRVSAAQLAGIARRQPLSLGLEWCHLARRQLAWLLARLPALRSLSLAGSPAEAALALRSSTCPPLTALDLSFARCLDDAKLRGILAPPENSRPGGGARSGTEPSRLAALAVLRLPGTDITDVAMLYIVQALPKLCELDASSCARLTDAGAAQLALHGLQRLSLAGCRLLTEAALDHLARCPNLVRLDLRHVPLVSTQAVIKFAAKAKHNLHVKDVKLVELRT; translated from the exons ATGTCGGAAACACTGccgaataacaaaaaacaagttCCAAGGCAACTG aGAGAAAGGAAACAGCGTAAGCTCTATTCAGATGAGTGGGCGCTGGGTGACGACGAGGCGGAGGGCGGGCGGGGCTTCTCGCTCGCTGACAAGTTGGAGAGTCCGCGCTTCGAGCATGCTGGGGCTGTACTGGAGATGAACGGTGCTGAACTCACAGTGGCCTACCTCCAGAAACATGGCTTCACAACCCCATTGCTTTTCAAAGAGAAACTTGGGTTGGGTTTAAG AGTGCCAACCAGCAACTTCACAGTTAACGATGTGCGCATGTGCGTCGGCTCGAGGCGGCTTCTCGACGTCATGGATGTTAACacacagaaaaatattgaaatgacaATGAAG GATTGGCAGCGTTACTATGACGACGAGAACAAGGAGAGGCTGCTGAATGTAATCTCGTTGGAGTTCTCACACACACGTCTCGAGAACTACGTCCAGGCGCCGCGTATTGTGAGACTTATTGACTGGGTGGATACAGTCTGGCCGAGACATTTGAAAGATCAACAG ACTGAATCGACGAACGCTTTGGATGAAATGATGTACCCGAAGGTCCAGAAGTATTGTCTCATGTCCGTCAAAGGTTGTTACACGGATTTCCACATCGACTTCGGCGGCACGTCAGTCTGGTACCACATATTGAgag GAGCAAAAGTATTCTGGCTTATTCCACCCACTGAAAAGAATCTCCAGCTGTACGAGAAGTGGGTGCTATCCGGGAAGCAATCGGACGTTTTCTTCGGTGACACGGTCGAAAAATGTATAAGAGTTCAT ttACAAGCCGGTTACACATTCTTCATACCGACCGGTTGGATACACGCTGTATACACACCGAGTGATTCACTCGTCTTCGGAGGCAACTTCCTGCATCAGTTCGGTATTGAGAAACAGTTGAAGATAGCTCAAGTCGAAGACGTCACTAAG GTGCCTCAGAAGTTTCGTTATCCGTTTTTCACTGAGATGCTGTGGTATGTACTTGACCGGTACGTGAGCGCGCTTTTGGGGCGGTCGCACCTCGCTCAAGAGGGACAGCCCGCGCCCACGACGCCCACGACGCCCACGCCGCCCGCGCCGCCCAAGGAACATGTTCATCTCACGCAGAACGAACTTCACGGACTAAAA GCTATAGTGGTATATCTTCATCAGCTCCCAGCAGCCCGTAAGTCAGTGCCCGAACTGCTAACGGATCCAATAGCATTGGTCCGTGATGTCCGTACTCTAGTGGAACAGCACAGGCATGATAAACAACAGCTAGCCATCACTGGTCTCCCATTACTTAAAG GTCCAGACGAGCCGTTGTCCGGAGAGCGTCGTCAGTCAGGAGGTCGGGGAGGTCGTGGTGGTCATCGTGGTGGTCCCGCGCGACCACGGCCCGACCACGCCGCCAACGCGCCACGTCGTAGGCGGACCAG ATGCAAGAAATGTGAAGCCTGCCAGCGTACAGACTGTGGTGATTGCGTGTTTTGTCATGACATGGTTAAGTTCGGTGGTTTGGGGCGAGCCAAACAGACTTGCATCATGAGACAGTGTTTACAG CCAATGCTACCAGTGACAGCTTCCTGCGCCGTGTGTCATCTGGACGGATGGATGCAGACACCTGTAGCACCGCAGGCTAAAGGCAATTcag GTCGTAACGGTCCATCAGTCCTGCGGGAATGCTCTGTTTGCTACAGCATAGTTCATCCAGCGTGTGTCCCTCCCGGAGGACAGCTCAACGAGGACCTGCCTAACTCATGGGAGTGCCCCACATGCACCACCATGGGTCTCAACCACGACTATAag cCACGTCACTTCCGAGCCCGACAAAAATCTTCAGACTTGCGTCGCATGAGCGTTGGATCGGATGCCAGTCAGCTGAGTCAACAACATAACACCACAACGGCACAG ACAAAATTACCAGCCCCACCTCCACCGGTGACTGTGAAGTCTGAGGCGGGATCAGACAGTGAAAGCAAACCTGAAAGCACTAACGTTAAATCAGAAGAAG aaataaaacgcGAAGAAGATCCATCAGAAGCACCCGAGGCGGAGGGAGTTGAGTGGGAGCCGACGGCGAAGAAACGGCGAGCCAGCGATGAAGACGAGGCGCCTAAGAAACAAGCACTGAGAGCACATCTGGCGCTGCAGCTGACACACCATTCAGCTAAA gCTTTAAAGAAACCAATATATCCTGTACGTCCGGCTCCTCTGAACGTGGCCAATGTGAGCGGTGCGTGGCTGGATCGAGGGGCGATGCTGCGTGTCTTCGCTAAGCTCACGCCACACGAACTGGCTACATGTGCCCTGGTCTGCAAGGCTTGGGCAGAGTATTCA ATGGACCCATCCCTATGGCGAAGTATGTCATTCGTTCAGGTGCGAGTGTCGGCGGCGCAGTTGGCGGGCATAGCAAGACGACAGCCGCTCAGTCTGGGACTCGAGTGGTGTCATCTAGCGAGACGACAACTCGCCTG GTTATTGGCTCGTCTACCAGCCTTACGGTCGTTATCCTTGGCTGGTTCCCCGGCAGAGGCCGCTTTAGCTCTTCGCTCCAGTACATGTCCGCCCTTGACAGCCCTGGATTTATCTTTCGCTAGATGTTTAGATGATGCTAAATTACGAGGAATTCTAGCACCTCCTGAGAACTCTAGACCGGGAGGCGGAGCCAGGTCAGGAACCGAGCCTTCAAGGTTGGCAGCACTGGCTGTTCTACGTCTACCAGGAACTGACATCACCGACGTTGCCATGTTGTATATTGTAcag GCTCTTCCCAAGTTATGCGAGCTGGATGCTTCATCCTGTGCCCGTCTAACAGACGCTGGCGCGGCTCAGCTCGCGCTGCACGGCTTGCAGCGACTTTCGCTGGCGGGCTGCAGGCTGCTAACAGAGGCCGCATTGGACCATCTCGCAAGATGCCCTAACCTAGTTAG gCTGGACCTCCGACATGTACCACTTGTGTCTACACAGGCTGTCATCAAGTTCGCAGCCAAAGCTAAACATAACCTCCATGTTAAGGATGTTAAGTTGGTGGAGTTGAGAACCTGA
- the LOC116777758 gene encoding prostatic spermine-binding protein: SEDQPQGAGTDAVDNVDNIDNVDNLVSVDNVDNMDNLDSVDLVDNLDDMDDLDDLDDLDDLDDLDDVDDMDDVNDEDDADDAQNVDDVDDVNDEDDADDAQNVDDVDDVDDADDADDADDADDADDADDVEDVDHSDDSDDVDESSNSK, encoded by the coding sequence TCCGAGGACCAGCCCCAAGGGGCTGGGACAGATGCTGTCGATAATGTGGACAATATAGACAATGTGGACAATTTAGTCAGTGTTGATAATGTGGATAACATGGACAATTTGGATAGTGTGGACCTTGTGGATAATTTGGATGATATGGATGACTTAGATGATTTGGATGATTTGGATGATTTGGATGATTTGGATGATGTGGATGATATGGATGATGTCAATGATGAAGATGATGCGGATGACGCGCAGAATGTGGATGATGTGGATGATGTCAATGATGAAGATGATGCGGATGACGCGCAGAATGTGGATGATGTGGATGATGTGGATGATGCGGATGATGCAGATGATGCGGATGATGCGGATGATGCGGATGATGCGGATGACGTGGAAGATGTGGATCATTCGGATGATTCGGATGACGTGGATGAATCAAGCAACTCAAAGTGA